Part of the Nitrospira sp. genome is shown below.
GCTCACGACCATGTGGTCGGGATCATCCAGGAAGCGCAAACCGTCTGTTTTCGGAATATCCTTCAGGTGGATACCTTCATTGATCTGCAATTGCGAAGCATCGATCGCGATGAAATCCGGCAACACAGACGGAAGACATTCAACATGCAATTCGCGCAAGGCCTGATGCAGCACGCCGCCTTCTTTCAGGCCGATCGGCTGACCGCCGGTTAGATGGATGGGGACCTTGACGCGAATCGGCTTATCCATCGCGACTTCAAAGAAATCCGCGTGCAACACGCTACCGGCAATCGGATCAACTTGGAAGTCTCGCAGCAATGCCGTCCGCTTCGCTTTGTTTTTCGCCCCGTTGATCGTGAGAGAAATGAGCGCCGTGGTCCCTGCCTGAGATCGCAAAATTTTCACTAACTCATCCGGCTTGACGGACAGCAGCAGACATTCTCCCTGCCCATACAAGACCGCCGGGACCCGACCGGCACGACGAAGTTGACGTGCGGGGCCCTTGCCTCCGCCATCCCTGCTCTCAACGGTTAACTCGAATTTCATGATGCTCCTCCTCGACCTGTCGCTCGACGCGGACGGCCTACACGAATAACGAACTGACTGATTCATCCTCATGGATACGCCTGATGGCTTCGCCGAACAGCGGCGCCACAGACAACAATTTCAACTTCGGGCACTTCACTTCTTTCCCGCGCAACGGAATGGAATCAGTCACCACCACTTCCGTCAGACCGGACTGCTGAAGCCGTTCCAAAGCAGGCCCGGACAGCACACCATGCGAGCAGCCGGCCCAGACTTCACGAGCGCCTTTGTCGAGGCAGGCTTGCGCCCCCTGCACGATGGTGCCGGCTGTGTCGA
Proteins encoded:
- a CDS encoding 50S ribosomal protein L25, with the protein product MKFELTVESRDGGGKGPARQLRRAGRVPAVLYGQGECLLLSVKPDELVKILRSQAGTTALISLTINGAKNKAKRTALLRDFQVDPIAGSVLHADFFEVAMDKPIRVKVPIHLTGGQPIGLKEGGVLHQALRELHVECLPSVLPDFIAIDASQLQINEGIHLKDIPKTDGLRFLDDPDHMVVSVAAPMTDAKLESLLASGAAGAEGAKEPEVAAKGKAAAEGAAGAEAGKAGDAKAGAAAPKAGAAPAKKEPEKKK